A single region of the Chelmon rostratus isolate fCheRos1 chromosome 5, fCheRos1.pri, whole genome shotgun sequence genome encodes:
- the nkx3-1 gene encoding homeobox protein Nkx-3.1 produces MEMSDAVKPLTSFLIEDILSIKDGTRFNSKCCSQKMERCSQWEDESEVFSEQLCPQQTAFGVQTGSLDKSCPSMSESSSFSSTGKQKRSRAAFTHLQVLELEKKFNHQKYLSAPERAHLASSLRLTETQVKIWFQNRRYKTKRKQQTSEFCKDVYKAEALSLREDVVRSSLIASFCRAYQYRPYLWDYSGPWGATLW; encoded by the exons ATGGAAATGTCTGACGCGGTCAAGCCtctgacttccttcctcataGAGGACATCCTCTCCATCAAGGATGGCACGAGATTTAACAGCAAATGCTGTTCGCAGAAGATGGAGAGATGCTCGCAGTGGGAAGATGAATCTGAAGTGTtttcagagcagctctgccCTCAGCAGACGGCGTTTGGAGTGCAGACAG GGTCTCTGGACAAATCCTGTCCCAGCATGTCAGAATCCAGCAGTTTTTCCTCCACGGGGAAACAGAAGCGCTCCAGAGCTGCGTTTACACACCTCCAAGTGCTTGAACTGGAGAAGAAATTTAACCACCAGAAATACCTGTCGGCCCCAGAGAGGGCTCACCTGGCCAGCAGCTTAAGACTCACCGAGACCCAAGTGAAAATCTGGTTTCAGAACCGGAGGTACAAGACAAAACGGAAGCAGCAGACGTCAGAGTTCTGCAAGGACGTGTACAAAGCAGAGGCACTGAGCCTGAGAGAAGATGTGGTCCGATCGTCACTAATCGCCTCCTTCTGCAGAGCTTATCAGTACAGACCCTACCTGTGGGACTACAGTGGCCCCTGGGGGGCAACACTATGgtga
- the slc25a37 gene encoding mitoferrin-1: MELSSDRAVATLEMSQIKSKDDEPFDGDGDYESLPPHVSVTTHMTAGAVAGILEHTVMYPVDSVKTRMQSLQPDPNAQYRGVYEALKRIIRTEGIFRPLRGLNITMIGAGPAHALYFACYERVKRSLSDVIQSGGNSHLANGMAGSVATVLHDAVMNPAEVIKQRMQMYNSPYRGLWDCVQTVTRTEGIGAFYRSYSTQLTMNIPFQAVHFITYELMQEQLNPHRHYHPGTHIVSGAAAGAVSAAITTPLDVCKTLLNTQENVALNSMNISGHLTGMANAFRTVYRLGGLAAFFKGVQARVIYQMPSTAIAWSVYEFFKYFLTKQQQESEAGPGQM; encoded by the exons ATGGAGTTGAGCTCGGACCGTGCGGTGGCAACACTGGAGATGTCGCAGATCAAAAGCAAAGACGATGAGCCTTTTGACGGTGACGGTGACTACGAGAGCTTGCCACCTCATGTCTCAGTGACGACCCACATGACAGCAGGAGCCGTGGCTGGCATACTGGAGCACACGGTGATGTACCCCGTGGACTCTGTCAAG acaaGGATGCAGAGCTTGCAGCCAGACCCAAATGCACAGTACAGGGGTGTGTATGAGGCTCTGAAAAGGATCATCCGGACAGAGGGGATCTTCAGACCGCTGAGAGGCCTCAACATCACCATGATTGGTGCGGGACCCGCCCATGCGCTCTACTTCGCCTGCTATGAACGGGTCAAACGCTCACTAAGTGACGTCATTCAGAGTGGAGGCAACAGCCACTTAGCCAATG GTATGGCAGGTAGTGTGGCCACTGTCCTCCACGATGCCGTCATGAACCCAGCTGAAG TGATAAAGCAGAGGATGCAAATGTACAACTCGCCATATCGAGGACTTTGGGACTGTGTTCAAACAGTAACGCGCACTGAGGGTATAGGAGCCTTCTACCGCAGCTACAGCACACAGCTGACCATGAACATCCCTTTCCAGGCCGTTCACTTCATCACCTACGAGCTGATGCAGGAACAGTTAAACCCCCACAGACATTACCACCCCGGCACCCACATAGTGTCGGGAGCAGCAGCGGGAGCTGTTTCCGCAGCGATAACCACTCCACTTGACGTTTGTAAAACTCTGCTCAACACGCAAGAGAATGTAGCACTCAACTCCATGAACATCAGCGGCCACTTAACAGGAATGGCTAACGCCTTCAGGACAGTGTACCGGCTCGGTGGGCTGGCGGCCTTCTTCAAAGGGGTCCAAGCTCGGGTTATATACCAGATGCCCTCCACTGCCATTGCCTGGTCAGTGTACGAGTTCTTCAAGTACTTCctgacaaagcagcagcaggaatcaGAGGCAGGTCCTGGACAGATGTAA
- the entpd4 gene encoding ectonucleoside triphosphate diphosphohydrolase 4 isoform X1 produces MGRISFSCLFPASWHFSLSSQVLPRLLIPSLRQLLFIGVVLCLIGLLYLLLVAGKGHASWIRKENHFHRHLARVTDVDATDTSNPNLNYGLVVDCGSSGSRVFVYCWPRHNGNPHELLDIQQMRDQHRKPVVMKIKPGISELAKTPEKASDYIHPLLSFAAQHIPKNKHQETPLYILCTAGMRILPESQQEALLEDLRTDIPVHFNFLFSDSHVEVISGKQEGVYAWIGINFVLGRFNHVHNDGEAVVEVHVPGSDQQEALVRKRTAGVLDMGGVSTQIAYEVPKTVSFASPQQEEVAKNLLAEFNLGCDAHRTEHVYRVYVSTFLGFGGNAARQRYEESLIRNTATRNKLLDQHTGETAESPLLDPCLPADLQDEIGPASQKLHLRGTGDFDQCRQILQPFLNRTNETQTSLSGIYQPAIDYSNSQFYGFSEFYYCTEDVLRMGGDYNASKYARAAKSYCSTQWKTLRERFDSGLYASHADLHRLKYQCFKSAWMYEVLHSGFSFPANYKNLKTALLVYDKEVQWTLGAILYRTRFLPLRDIQQESLKGVHSHWRHSFSFVNNHYLFLACFFIVLLSIMLYLLRLRRIHRRTAQRCTPSSVPWLEQGLRSPTLPINL; encoded by the exons ATGGGAAG GATCAGCTTTTCGTGCCTTTTCCCAGCCTCGTGGCATTTCAGCCTGTCATCCCAGGTTCTTCCTCGGCTCCTGATACCTTCCCTCAGACAGCTGCTCTTCATCGGCGTAGTGCTCTGCCTCATAGGACTGCTCTACCTGCTGCTCGTCGCTGGAAAGGGGCACGCCAGCTGGATCAGAAAGGAAAATCACTTCCACAG GCACTTGGCGAGGGTGACTGATGTGGATGCAACAGATACAAGCAACCCCAACCTGAACTATGGCCTGGTGGTGGACTGTGGCAGCAGTGGCTCCAGGGTATTTGTGTACTGCTGGCCCCGGCACAACGGTAACCCACATGAGTTGCTGGACATTCAGCAAATGAGAGATCAACACCGCAAGCCTGTGGTTATGAAGATCAAACCAG GTATCTCTGAATTGGCCAAAACACCTGAGAAAGCCAGTGATTATATCCATCCGCTGCTGAGCTTTGCAGCACAGCACATTCCCAAAAATAAGCACCAAGAAACACCCTTGTACATCCTGTGTACAGCTGGAATGAGAATCCTTCCTGAAAG TCAACAAGAGGCACTTCTTGAGGATCTGCGAACAGACATCCCAGTCCACTTCAACTTCCTCTTTTCTGATTCCCATGTGGAAGTGATTTCTGGAAAACAGGAAG GCGTCTATGCATGGATTGGAATCAACTTTGTCCTTGGAAGGTTTAACCATGTGCACAATG ATGGGGAAGCTGTAGTGGAGGTACATGTCCCAGGCAGCGATCAGCAGGAGGCGCTGGTGAGGAAAAGGACTGCCGGTGTCCTGGACATGGGTGGCGTCTCCACACAGATCGCATACGAAGTGCCCAAAACTGTAAGCTTTGCTTCTCCACAGCAG GAGGAAGTTGCCAAGAACTTACTGGCCGAGTTCAACTTGGGTTGTGACGCACATCGCACAGAGCATGTTTATCGTGTTTATGTGTCCACCTTCCTGGGTTTTGGAGGAAATGCAGCACGCCAAAGATACGAGGAGAGCCTCATCAGAAACACTGCCACTCGAAACAA GCTCTTAGATCAGCATACTGGCGAGACAGCGGAGTCTCCCCTCCTCGACCCTTGTCTCCCCGCAGACCTGCAGGATGAGATCGGCCCGGCTTCGCAGAAGCTCCATCTGCGAGGCACAGGAGACTTTGACCAGTGCAGACAGATTCTCCAGCCGTTCCTGAACCGCACCAATGAGACCCAAACCTCCCTCAGTGGCATCTACCAGCCAGCCATCGACTACAGCAACAGTCAGTTCTACGGCTTCTCCGAGTTCTACTACTGCACGGAGGATGTGCTGCGCATGGGCGGCGATTATAACGCTTCCAAATACGCCCGGGCTGCCAAG AGTTACTGTTCCACCCAGTGGAAGACTCTGAGGGAGCGCTTTGACTCCGGCTTGTATGCCTCACATGCTGATCTTCACAGACTGAA GTACCAGTGTTTTAAATCAGCGTGGATGTATGAAGTATTGCACTCAGGTTTCTCTTTCCCGGCCAATTATAAAAACCTGAAGACTGCACTGCTGGTCTATGATAAAGAGGTCCAGTGGACTCTCGGAGCTATTCTTTACAGAACGCGGTTTCTGCCTTTGAG GGACATCCAGCAGGAAAGTCTGAAAGGAGTGCACTCTCACTGGCGGCACAGCTTCTCCTTTGTCAACAACCACTACTTATTCCTGGCTTGTTTCTTCATTGTCTTGTTGTCTATCATGCTGTACTTGCTGCGACTCCGCCGCATCCATCGGCGCACAGCCCAGCGCTGCACCCCCTCCTCTGTGCCGTGGTTGGAACAGGGCCTTCGCTCACCCACACTCCCTATCAACCTCTAA
- the entpd4 gene encoding ectonucleoside triphosphate diphosphohydrolase 4 isoform X2 gives MGRISFSCLFPASWHFSLSSQVLPRLLIPSLRQLLFIGVVLCLIGLLYLLLVAGKGHASWIRKENHFHRHLARVTDVDATDTSNPNLNYGLVVDCGSSGSRVFVYCWPRHNGNPHELLDIQQMRDQHRKPVVMKIKPGISELAKTPEKASDYIHPLLSFAAQHIPKNKHQETPLYILCTAGMRILPESQQEALLEDLRTDIPVHFNFLFSDSHVEVISGKQEGVYAWIGINFVLGRFNHVHNDGEAVVEVHVPGSDQQEALVRKRTAGVLDMGGVSTQIAYEVPKTEEVAKNLLAEFNLGCDAHRTEHVYRVYVSTFLGFGGNAARQRYEESLIRNTATRNKLLDQHTGETAESPLLDPCLPADLQDEIGPASQKLHLRGTGDFDQCRQILQPFLNRTNETQTSLSGIYQPAIDYSNSQFYGFSEFYYCTEDVLRMGGDYNASKYARAAKSYCSTQWKTLRERFDSGLYASHADLHRLKYQCFKSAWMYEVLHSGFSFPANYKNLKTALLVYDKEVQWTLGAILYRTRFLPLRDIQQESLKGVHSHWRHSFSFVNNHYLFLACFFIVLLSIMLYLLRLRRIHRRTAQRCTPSSVPWLEQGLRSPTLPINL, from the exons ATGGGAAG GATCAGCTTTTCGTGCCTTTTCCCAGCCTCGTGGCATTTCAGCCTGTCATCCCAGGTTCTTCCTCGGCTCCTGATACCTTCCCTCAGACAGCTGCTCTTCATCGGCGTAGTGCTCTGCCTCATAGGACTGCTCTACCTGCTGCTCGTCGCTGGAAAGGGGCACGCCAGCTGGATCAGAAAGGAAAATCACTTCCACAG GCACTTGGCGAGGGTGACTGATGTGGATGCAACAGATACAAGCAACCCCAACCTGAACTATGGCCTGGTGGTGGACTGTGGCAGCAGTGGCTCCAGGGTATTTGTGTACTGCTGGCCCCGGCACAACGGTAACCCACATGAGTTGCTGGACATTCAGCAAATGAGAGATCAACACCGCAAGCCTGTGGTTATGAAGATCAAACCAG GTATCTCTGAATTGGCCAAAACACCTGAGAAAGCCAGTGATTATATCCATCCGCTGCTGAGCTTTGCAGCACAGCACATTCCCAAAAATAAGCACCAAGAAACACCCTTGTACATCCTGTGTACAGCTGGAATGAGAATCCTTCCTGAAAG TCAACAAGAGGCACTTCTTGAGGATCTGCGAACAGACATCCCAGTCCACTTCAACTTCCTCTTTTCTGATTCCCATGTGGAAGTGATTTCTGGAAAACAGGAAG GCGTCTATGCATGGATTGGAATCAACTTTGTCCTTGGAAGGTTTAACCATGTGCACAATG ATGGGGAAGCTGTAGTGGAGGTACATGTCCCAGGCAGCGATCAGCAGGAGGCGCTGGTGAGGAAAAGGACTGCCGGTGTCCTGGACATGGGTGGCGTCTCCACACAGATCGCATACGAAGTGCCCAAAACT GAGGAAGTTGCCAAGAACTTACTGGCCGAGTTCAACTTGGGTTGTGACGCACATCGCACAGAGCATGTTTATCGTGTTTATGTGTCCACCTTCCTGGGTTTTGGAGGAAATGCAGCACGCCAAAGATACGAGGAGAGCCTCATCAGAAACACTGCCACTCGAAACAA GCTCTTAGATCAGCATACTGGCGAGACAGCGGAGTCTCCCCTCCTCGACCCTTGTCTCCCCGCAGACCTGCAGGATGAGATCGGCCCGGCTTCGCAGAAGCTCCATCTGCGAGGCACAGGAGACTTTGACCAGTGCAGACAGATTCTCCAGCCGTTCCTGAACCGCACCAATGAGACCCAAACCTCCCTCAGTGGCATCTACCAGCCAGCCATCGACTACAGCAACAGTCAGTTCTACGGCTTCTCCGAGTTCTACTACTGCACGGAGGATGTGCTGCGCATGGGCGGCGATTATAACGCTTCCAAATACGCCCGGGCTGCCAAG AGTTACTGTTCCACCCAGTGGAAGACTCTGAGGGAGCGCTTTGACTCCGGCTTGTATGCCTCACATGCTGATCTTCACAGACTGAA GTACCAGTGTTTTAAATCAGCGTGGATGTATGAAGTATTGCACTCAGGTTTCTCTTTCCCGGCCAATTATAAAAACCTGAAGACTGCACTGCTGGTCTATGATAAAGAGGTCCAGTGGACTCTCGGAGCTATTCTTTACAGAACGCGGTTTCTGCCTTTGAG GGACATCCAGCAGGAAAGTCTGAAAGGAGTGCACTCTCACTGGCGGCACAGCTTCTCCTTTGTCAACAACCACTACTTATTCCTGGCTTGTTTCTTCATTGTCTTGTTGTCTATCATGCTGTACTTGCTGCGACTCCGCCGCATCCATCGGCGCACAGCCCAGCGCTGCACCCCCTCCTCTGTGCCGTGGTTGGAACAGGGCCTTCGCTCACCCACACTCCCTATCAACCTCTAA
- the si:ch211-214j8.12 gene encoding uncharacterized protein si:ch211-214j8.12, producing the protein MPLFRGLVEHVARAQADQRRRRRRMENVEWMGSCGKTDEDGSVLSLTRLCLLNLADNMKEVWVKDYADNYLDHYFFRHIMGPFNLLPGDLVEELTLLLCARKELSRAALHLLLVPQLRGLSLQKCPILVTSTLCPHITARCQALWRLDLSGVQQLPSKVLCETLCCLSALRSLCLAGTPCDRCVIGTIALHCRLLRHLDVSHCRFLSPAALLPLGSGAALSSSGCPSKSSFRCTSTSQSFISPSCSAPLSPLPLSSLLALDIGSEVQEGDSVAVAAFLLLSLPCLERVAMEGLTQACCLIQRREFDQTDKFTDREGVPRLGVMWADWRHRQGKDSWREKREGAAADEENEDEERTLCDGYGSESEEDARRGEEQGCCQDQAQEQRRGRVLSQSGDEHLILRLKDVKSLSCDSLDSLSHLCPNIYSISVNADDCEDAREGRQGSLLAAGLQAWSGQLRSLSVHYSGPLVDLLPALQVAGSSLLSLTLEGVKTSPHTPLLEVIRACPKLRDLLISAEPPTTPQEEEDEEDQRDNWDLPRLPNLCSLALRFSYEHSLMKPVMSWMSLKKVLKSLLTGSPLLEKLSLVSLPCPLNCVLQDVLRRVAPDLHLSADSTGLPPLPLGRVRYIDLPRTDVKMITVKSIMQRSKRLKCVDVSCCWKISQLQLELLALERISNAQVIRL; encoded by the exons ATGCCTCTGTTTCGGGGTTTGGTTGAACATGTGGCGAGGGCTCAAGCcgaccagaggaggaggaggaggaggatggagaacGTGGAGTGGATGGGGAGCTGTGGGAAGACAGATGAAGATGGCTCCGTCCTCTCGCTGACACGGTTGTGTCTGCTGAACCTTGCTGACAACATGAAGGAAGTGTGGGTGAAAGACTACGCGGACAACTACCTGGATCACTATTTCTTCAGACACATCATGGGGCCTTTCAACTTACTGC CGGGCGACCTCGTGGAGGAGCTGACGTTGCTGCTCTGCGCCAGAAAGGAGTTGTCCCGAGCAGCCCTTCACCTCCTGCTGGTCCCCCAACTCCGTGGCCTGTCTCTGCAAAAGTGTCCCATTCTGGTCACCTCCACCCTCTGTCCCCACATTACTGCACGTTGTCAG GCTCTGTGGCGTCTGGACCTATCTGGAGTCCAGCAGCTGCCTTCAAAGGTCCTGTGTGAAACCCTCTGCTGTCTTTCTGCCCTGCGCTCGCTCTGCCTGGCTGGGACACCTTGTGACAGATGTGTCATTGGGACGATTGCCCTCCACTGTCGTTTGCTGCGCCATCTGGACGTATCCCACTGTcgtttcctctctcctgctgcactACTTCCTCTTGGAAGTGGGGCGGCCCTTTCATCCTCTGGCTGTCCGTCTAAGTCATCTTTTCGCTGCACCTCTACATCCCAATCTTTCATTTCCCCTTCTTGCTCTgcacctctgtctcctctgcccCTCAGCAGTCTCCTGGCTCTGGATATTGGCTCTGAGGTACAAGAGGGAGACTCTGTGGCGGTGgcagccttcctcctcctctccctgccctGCCTGGAGAGAGTGGCCATGGAGGGCCTCACACAAGCCTGTTGTCTCATCCAGCGCAGAGAGTTTGACCAGACAGATAAGTTCACTGACAGAGAAGGAGTTCCTAGGCTGGGGGTGATGTGGGCGGATTGGAGGCACAGACAGGGCAAGGACAgttggagggaaaagagagaaggagcagcagcagatgaagaaaatgaggatgaggagaggacgTTGTGTGATGGGTATGGTAGTGAGAGTGAAGAAGATGCACGTAGAGGTGAAGAGCAAGGCTGCTGTCAGGACCAAGCACAGGaacaaaggagaggaagagtttTGTCTCAGTCAGGTGATGAACACCTGATCCTGCGCCTGAAGGACGTCAAGAGTTTATCATGTGACTCTCTGGACAGTTTAAGCCATTTATGTCCAAACATCTACTCAATATCTGTGAACGCTGATGATTGTGAAGATGCCAGAGAAGGTCGCCAGGGGTCTCTGTTAGCCGCAGGCCTCCAGGCGTGGTCAGGCCAGCTGCGGAGCCTCTCCGTACACTACTCAGGCCCCCTGGTGGACCTCCTTCCCGCCTTGCAAGTAGCAGGCTCGTCCTTGCTCTCTCTCACCCTGGAGGGGGTGAAAACCAGCCCTCACACTCCTCTACTGGAGGTCATCAGGGCATGTCCCAAACTCAGAGACCTGCTCATCTCTGCTGAGCCTCCCACCACgccacaggaagaggaagatgaggaggatcAGCGGGACAATTGGGATCTTCCACGGCTGCCTAACCTCTGCTCTCTTGCACTCAG ATTCTCCTACGAGCACAGCCTAATGAAGCCTGTCATGTCCTGGATGTCCCTGAAGAAGGTGCTCAAGAGTCTCCTGACTGGTTCTCCTTTGCTGGAGAAGCTGTCACTGGTCTCCCTGCCATGCCCTCTGAACTGCGTTTTACAGGATGTACTGCGCAGAGTGGCCCCAGACCTGCATCTCTCTGCAGATTCCACAGGCTTACCTCCCCTGCCACTTGGACGGGTGCGTTACATTGACCTGCCGCGGACGGATGTGAAGATGATAACGGTGAAAAGTATAATGCAACGGAGCAAGAGACTCAAGTGTGTAGATGTGAGTTGTTGCTGGAAAATCAGTCAGCTTCAGCTTGAGTTGTTGGCCTTAGAGAGGATCAGTAACGCTCAAGTTATCCGGTTGTAG